The nucleotide window GATTTCAGTGTTCTATACGTAAAGTAGAATGTCAGATACATCCAGCGAATCGCTGACTGCGGACAGCGTCAAGCGACGAAGGATGTGGCGATGAAGTCAATCCAAGAGGAGGATTTGATCGATGGAAAACGAACCGAAAACTCTCAAGCGCTCACGTTCGAATCGGATACTCTTTGGGGTTTGCGGGGGGTTGGGGGAGTATTTTGACGTAGACCCCGTATGGTTCAGGTTGTTGTTCGTTCTTTTCGGCCTGCCGGGCGGTGTTCCGGGCATCTTGCTCTACCTGATTTGTATGATCATAATTCCGGAAGAAGAACAGCAGTAGCTCGTAAGCATTCGAAGCGAGTAATTTTCGTACATCCATCGGGATCGACGAAAGGCACTTCCATTTCCAAAAGATGGTGGTGGAGTCGAACGTTTGTCG belongs to Anaerolineales bacterium and includes:
- a CDS encoding PspC domain-containing protein; translation: MENEPKTLKRSRSNRILFGVCGGLGEYFDVDPVWFRLLFVLFGLPGGVPGILLYLICMIIIPEEEQQ